The genomic DNA CTATCCAGCACGAATGTGCAATGGTTCTGAGAaagcgcttgaagttttttggattttgtGAGAGGCTCAAGAGAATATTCTCGATTGAAGAGAACAGCTGGACAGACGACGGTACGTCAGATTATTATGGTATCAAAACAATTCCTGTAACCTGCATCCTTCCAGCAAAGAAGTACGTTTTATAATCACCCAAACTGGCCTCAAGAACTGAAACCCTTTTACGTTCTAATATAAGTTTAGCTTTAAAAACCAATTAAACGGCTCCACATGCTGCTCAATAACAATAGACTCTAGTTATAACTACAGATATTATGAGCGCAAAATTTATATATTGCGCTCTAATCGCTATCAATTATACTACTCCTAGCTATCCGTCCCCGGGCCTGGACTAAGACGACGGATTAATCTCCAGTGGATAGAGTTAAAAAGCAAAAAGCACAGACAAGCCGGAACGCATGAAATTCAAGGCTTCGTAGTGTTGAAGGATTCAAAATTATTACATAGAGCTGAACAATAAACTAAAATTTATTACCTCCATGTAACCTCTTGTCAAATGATACCCCTTAATGGGTTGCAATGGCCTCAAGCTCAGAACTTGAATGGTTTGGTATCCTTTAACTAAGCTAAGGAGTGAGAGAAGCGTCAAAATAGAAGCCAGTGTGCCTCACTGCACCTGAGAGAATTAAATATTATAGAGAGAGCTTGCGGGGGTTTGCCCTAGCCTTCCAAACACAGCCAGGGGAAAAAcgaacttgaagaaattcttAAAAGGTTGGCCTCAACGAGAAAGCAGCTGCATCAATGACTGCCAATCATAAAAAGGCATTGGCTTTTTTTATCGAAATAATTGAAACAACGTAAAACAAGGCAATAAAGTGGAAACTACGTAAGCTTACTCAAGTTCCGCTTGTTTTCCGGCTCTCGTTCTGTTCCACCTCTTTTGAATCAACTCATTTAGAGCATGTCCCTCTGGTCTCCCCACTTTCCGCTCGTAGGAGTAATAACTCATTGTCCCCACCCCGATCGCGAAAATAGGATCTAAGAACCTAGCACGAAGACGTATTGTTAGTAGTTTAGCCTTGAAACTTGCGCGGAAGCAGAACCAACTTTCCCAACAGGTAAGGATTTGGTCTCACCATAGCGTTTTGCGTGTGTGCACTAGCGATATTAATCTTGAATAATATGCTCGCCCGACATTaatttttcaaccaaaAATCTATATTCAACTACGTCCAGGAAGAGGCTACAATCACAATTATTGAATAAGACGTTCGATGTCAGCCAATTCTGTCCTGCTCATTGATGGCACTTCTgaaagttcaaaacaataTGACATGCATCTTGTACCGTGCAGGATTCGCACAACTGGTCATACTAACGAGCTCGCaaacaacttcaaaaaagacgCTGAAGAGTCTGCAGAAGACAATTCGCAAGTTGTTACCTATATAAGGGGTCGCAAAATCATTGGAAAGCCTCTGACGTGCTTGGACCGTTTCCAAACTGTTCTTTTGGAGCCCGAACAAGACCCTGAAACACCCAATACCTACAAAGAAACTGCAAGAATTGGCATGGTGTTCAATTACGAACGCGAAGGCAACGAGGCTCGCCTACAAGAAGAGATATCAAAGTTCGAGGAGCACCTTCAGCTTGCGGATGTGATCCATGATTAACGACTGACCGTGGGCAGAGCCATCTTCATAGCATACTAAAATCGTATTTCTGATCTCTACTTGCCAAGCAGCCATCTTTCACGACACAACAATGAACTCAGAATACAAAACGTGTGGTCTATCGTGGATAGATCTTCCTATCCAATGCAGTAGATCGAAGTCACACATTATGATATTCGTGCGGGACGATACACAGATAACGCATCTGACTCAATGAGCCAAGACAGTTAACCCTAGGAACACGGTTACCGCTATATATAGAGCAACAGTCACCAAACATCAAGAGCGCTGTATTGAGATCTAAGCCATGTCTTTGGTGGGAAGAAAAAGGGGATATGACAAAGAGGGGCTAAAAAACCAGGAAAATTGCAACACGAATGCGGCAAAGCGGACAAAGGTCAATAACCACTCAAGGGCTGCGAAGTTCGAGCAATTTATCGACAGAGCGCCCCACGAAATCATATTACAACTCAAGTGTCTTGTAAGTAGGCAGGATATCATTTCACTAGCATCTACGAGTAAGCGGGTAAGAGAGCGCCTTTTGCCATACCTCTTTGACAGAGTCAAGTGTTCATGGCCCGAGCTGTTGAGCAGCTGGCGCAACCCGAACGGTGTATGCGCACCCATAGAACACCCAGAGCTTATAGAGGGCATACGAATAACGTCTTTTTGCTCTAAAAACGAGTGGACCTTCCCGTTTCATGTGTTGTTTTCTCCGGATCCATCGACAAATCCCATGGGGAGGTTAGAAAGCTTGAGCATGTTAAGCTCGGGTTCAAcgaatttcttcaagtatTGTGGACTGGTTTTGAACCTAAAAACTCTTAGCATAACAGCtgtcaaaagctcttctgtATTTAGCCTGGAGCACGTCAAACAATTCCCGTCATTGCAAGAATTGAGACTTGTAGGCTTTCACATTGAAGATGCTGAAGCCGAAGCAAATCCCCGCAATAACCTTGGGTATCTGAAGCTCGAAAATTGTACCTGGTGTTACCCCTTCAATCTcgaaagctttggaaaGGACAAAATTCATACGCTTCACTTGAAGTATtcaaacagcttcatcGTTAGTGAGCGATTCAAGCACTTGCTAAGCTCTCCCAGTTTTACCAATTTGAGAGAACTTTCAATTGTCAATGACGAAAAGAGTCTGGAACTTACAATATCTCTTAAAATAATGAACCTGATACACGCGATGCCTTCTTTAGAGACCCTTATATTGTCTGGTAACATTTACAATGAAGCTTTAAACGGGCATGCGAGTTCTGGATCCTCTAATCACACGAGTATTGTTGCATTGAATAACGTAAAAGTCTTttattcaagttttttgcGGGATCTAGGCTAGTGCCCGAGACAAAATCTAAATAATGATACAATCGCTAACGCCCAAACCATACATTACTTTTTCAACATCCTTCCTTACCCTTACCCAGTCTGTTCGGCGTTGTACAAGCTCATATATCTCTTCCTGACTAAAAATGCCCTGGAACCTGCCGAGGTCACATATCATCTTACCGAgctcttttgaatctttccCTGAAACGAGGTATAACTGTCCAACTGTTTTCAAGCCGGCGAATAGTGGCACAATTTGCTTTTGTTTAAGCACATTAGCAATGAAATCATAGTAGTAGTTCAGGTCACAAATTAGAAAAACAGCCCCATCGCTTGAAATGaggtttttttttatgttcTTGACGATCTCGTTGAAGAACCTCTCTCCGACTTCCTGCTGGAATATGTCGATTGTACCCTTATCTGTGGCTCCAGTCAAGAGAAAACAATGGTTGCGTAGTAGCTCAACGTTTTTGGCCGcggcttttgaaggttttatCTCCTTTTTGGCAACTTGAGTTGGATCGGGATTATAGTCATCAGGAAGTTGTAAACTGCTAAACACAAATAGAACCTCGTCCATTAGCTTGTTTATCCCGACATTCAAACCGTTAGCGACATAATCGTCTATCATTGTCTCGAAGTTTTTCTTTACTTGAACAACATCGTTGAGGAAATCTTTATTCCTGTCCATTATATTCGTCTGGATAAGTTCATTCTTGTAAAAAATGGATATCATCTGTAAGACTATGTCACCTGTATTCACAAGCTCAGTAAACTTTATTAGTGGTTCGACGTGGGACCCTAGCGCCTCGAATTCGAGCTCAACATTCTTCAATTGATTAGGGTCGTactgttcaagaatttgaatGGCTTTGAAGAACCCTGGCCTAAAGTGTTCGTTGGCTAATGTCGTGACCAAGGTTTTAAAGACCTCTTGGCATTTTGATTTAACAACATCCGCGATATTATTAATAATAAGGAATGTTCGCATGTTTTCTATGCAGAACTTACAGTCCTGAACCACTTTGTAACACAAATCAAGACTGACCAGAACTtggatgttttgaagattgttgTTCATAACATTCAAATTATAGGCCATCTGCAGTCGTTCTTCCTCTGCTGTCCTGTTGTTATTTGTaattttgaatattttagTGAACGATGTGAGaaagttgtttttttggtCGAttagctgctgctgctttgaTGCCTTATCTCTCAAATCACTGTATATTTGTTCGTTTTGCTCCTGCTCTTTTAGTGTCGTTTCCTTCTGAAAGTTCAATAGTGTCAATTCTATTTTCTGCCCAAACTCTTGAACGGTAGTGTCAAGATAGTTCATAATTTTGGGTTCCAAGTacaaattgaaaaattctctGACAATTTCCTTTAGTCTGGGCCCACCATTTTTACTCTCTGCTAGACCGTCAATTAGTTCCTCATTAACGTATTTGAATAATTGAGGCATGAAGCTAATGGTTGAATAGGCCCCAGGAGATTGAAGATCATCAATTACTTGGGAACCTAAATAGTCAGCTATGCTATTGGCAATGACTGATTCTAGGTAATCAAGGATTATGGGGTACTTGTCGTCAAATAATGTATCTGCCAATTCTATTTtagagttcaaaaagatcttTATTTTCTCTAAAGTAAGGTGCAGTACTTCGTTGCTAGTTTCGCTGGATTCGGGAGGGAAAAGCTGTTGGGGCAAATCAACTTCACTGTCAAAGTCATTCTTactcttgaaaaagtcaatGGCAGTATTCTCCTCATGACAGATCAACAGCACTTCAATGAACTCAGCGGCAGAACCAAAATCCTGCTGACTGAAACTCAGATCCATCTCTTTGATAGCAGTATTGATAAACAGCTCCTTAAAAATCCCCCAGTTCTCTTGTACTTTGTGATAATAGGTGTAGTCATTAATGTCCCCTTTCGCGTATAAGCTTAGATTCATAATGATTTTCGCTTGGGCAAGCGGGCTTGAGTATTCAGGAGAaaagaattttttgaaatcacTGTGATAAAGCTTGTCAACGAATCCCTGATAGCATCGATGTAGCTCTATAAAGACCGCTTTCGCTGTTGAGGTCGTAAACACCTGCAACTTGGAAAGCACGTCAATAGCATTTCCTTGTTGTAGCATCATCTGGACTTCGTCCTTATCTGAGGCTTTTGTCAATCCTATCCTTAGAAGCTTTTTGCACCAGAACTCGCTGTCATTTGGTCCAACCAGATGAGTATAATaaacatttttgttcaattGTTGAAAGGTCAGATAGTCTCGTGTCGTTAGGTTGCTCGCAATCCCAACGACAATATTAGTCACCTTCAATAGGTCCTCCATAGCTAGCACCGTCTGCTAAGCTTTTAGGATATATTCCACCCCAGATTTTACCATATTTCATTGTCAACATAGCAGCGGGCTTAGAAAATTTCACATTTGAAATATTAATATAATATAACCGATGGACACGCTCAAACCAATGGAAATGAAGGAGAGTAACAAGGAGATCCCGGCCGCAGGAGAGGCTGTGGGCCCAGGAGACTttgagctcaaaaaaaccATAGAAAAAACGGCAAGTTTTGTTGCCAGAAACGGGACTGAGTTTGAGGAAAAGCTCGATAAAGCCAAGTTTCCTTTCATTGATGAGCAAAACGCTCACTATCCATATTATAAACGATtcctgaaaagcttcaaaacaacagaGCAAGATGAAATCTCAGAAAGAAGACCCATAAATTTACCTACGCCTTCCATCCCTTATCCGTTCGTTTTTAGCACATTCGATCGGCACATACCGCGGAGAGATTTAGAAATTATCAAGGTTACTGCACTCTTTTGTGTTGTGAATGAAGAAACGCGTTACCTGGAAACTTTAAAAGAGCAGTGTAGCAAGAATGAGCTACTTGCATTCCTGGATCCCGACCACGCGTTAAACGCCACTTTTACCCATTTTATTAATCAATACAAGCAGGTGGCGCGCAAAGACTTTGGgaagcttgttgagcttAACGAAGACCGCAAACTCGCAGTTTTGGAGCGAAGCTTCCAGAGAGCAGAGTTTGAAGAATATTCACATAAAATGGAAGcagaacaaaaacgaaGCCACGAGCACTTCAAGCTTAAGTTTTCAGCTTACGATTGGGAAAACTTTGAACTTTTAGGCACCATCGATTTCAGAAATTTAGATGAAGAGAACTATTCAGAACCTTTAGATTTTGACGTGATACGCCAAAAGTCgcttcaaaagaatcaagggacaaaaacttttgagggtATCCTTGCACTTTCCTCGCTCCCCCAAAAAGGGACCAACGAAACGGACAATGGTGAAGCAACAGTTaaagcaaagaagaagaacaaaatgAAAATACGGGCTGCAGGGGAGACCCGactcaaaaagaacaagtccCAGACACAACGCACCGAAAGCGAAGAAAGACTAATAGAGTGCCCGATAACTCATAGAATGGTACCGGAAGCTAGTTTCGACAGGCATATTCAGGTTCTCCTAAGCGATCCGAACTATTCTCGCGAAAGACAGGAGTACGAGGCAAAAAATAATATAACCAACCTGACATTGGAAAGCGTGCACCAAAACATTAAACGACTATCGAAAGCACCGCCGACGCAAGCCgcaaagaagcaaaaattttgagttTGCATGTAAGCACATGCTCTTACATATAATAACATCAATTTAGCTACGAACTTTTAATGAATCAGCAACAAAATGTCTTAGTCGGTGAGAATAGCTACCAAAAGTGGAATAAACTTATCAGTTTTTTGCACAGGGCGAGCAggagctttttttcaccCTCTTATTtaaagctcttcatcatccaATGTCCTGATTAGGATAAATTGAATCCTTTCAGTCAAACCCTGCGTAGTAACATTGTATATGACGAGAAATACTGAGTACGGACCAATATATGCAATTCTATCAAACCCTTGTGCATTGTAGTTGTTATCTATCACCTTGCTCTCAGGTCTATAACTCGCCAAGCGTTCGGGTTGTATAAAACATACACAACCCTACATATTGCCTTCTGCCGAGGCTTCGGCACAAGACTCTTCCTTGTTAGCTCAGTTGGTAGAGCGTTCGGCTTTTATGTTCGCTTACAGGGAACCGAAATGTCAGGGGTTCGAGCCCCCTACGAGGAGACTTTTTTTAGAATTTTGGATCTCAGAAAGATTAGTGTTTACAATTGGaggtgttttttttgaaccTCGATAATTGCATAAGCTATAGACGTCGACACCCGACATTGGCAAAGGTAGAAAGAATATTTGGGCTCTTCTCGGACAACAATAATTGTCCTTTGGATCGGCTATCATTTTACAACTATAACTGCTTCGAGTGGGTATGAGGAATGAATTCAACAGTTGAAGTTCGTTTGGACAACATCTTTTTTCAATCCTACGCCAAAGATCCAGCGTCCGGCAGCGCGATCTACGTGTTTGACTCAACATATTTGCCTTCCGCAGATGATGTTGAAAGCCGTGAAGTTTACGATCTTTTGATCGATGAGGTGATGGATAGGCTTGTGACGAAGTTGCCGGAACTGCCGTTTTCCTTGGTGGTTTTCAGCTCAGGCTTCACACAAAACAACGTTAGCTGGATCTATGGTGTGAAAATGTTCGCCAAGATTCCAAAAAGCACCCGTGCtaggcttcaaaaaatgttAATCGTGCACGAGTCTTTCTTCGTGAGGACAGTGTACCAGGTGCTGACGAATGCTCTCAACATCAaccctttcaaaaacaaaaacaatgcGGACGCAGTCATACATCACGTTGCTAACTTGACTGAACTTGCCGAGTACGTTGACATAACGCGGCTCCGTATTTCTTTGAACGTTTACCTTTATGACTACCAGTTCAATGAGACAATATCAGTTCCTGAGAGCTACGTGGCAGAAGGGTCTTCACTAGCGAATAGACAATACAGACAGCTGatttttgataaaatctTCAAGCGACTACAGATTGACGCTCCTAAGCACGAACTGGTTTTCCAAAGACCTGGCTCATACCAAAAAGTCAACGTATTGTTGGGCGTAATTGCCAGAAACAATTATGTGGATTTGTCGCAGTGGGATATTTATTCCCTCGCAACTGTGTTTTTG from Lachancea thermotolerans CBS 6340 chromosome F complete sequence includes the following:
- a CDS encoding KLTH0F03432p (conserved hypothetical protein); protein product: MSANSVLLIDGTSESSKQYDMHLVPCRIRTTGHTNELANNFKKDAEESAEDNSQVVTYIRGRKIIGKPLTCLDRFQTVLLEPEQDPETPNTYKETARIGMVFNYEREGNEARLQEEISKFEEHLQLADVIHD
- a CDS encoding KLTH0F03454p (conserved hypothetical protein), which codes for MSLVGRKRGYDKEGLKNQENCNTNAAKRTKVNNHSRAAKFEQFIDRAPHEIILQLKCLVSRQDIISLASTSKRVRERLLPYLFDRVKCSWPELLSSWRNPNGVCAPIEHPELIEGIRITSFCSKNEWTFPFHVLFSPDPSTNPMGRLESLSMLSSGSTNFFKYCGLVLNLKTLSITAVKSSSVFSLEHVKQFPSLQELRLVGFHIEDAEAEANPRNNLGYLKLENCTWCYPFNLESFGKDKIHTLHLKYSNSFIVSERFKHLLSSPSFTNLRELSIVNDEKSLELTISLKIMNLIHAMPSLETLILSGNIYNEALNGHASSGSSNHTSIVALNNVKVFYSSFLRDLG
- the RCY1 gene encoding Rcy1p (similar to uniprot|P39531 Saccharomyces cerevisiae YJL204C RCY1 ReCYcling 1), whose protein sequence is MEDLLKVTNIVVGIASNLTTRDYLTFQQLNKNVYYTHLVGPNDSEFWCKKLLRIGLTKASDKDEVQMMLQQGNAIDVLSKLQVFTTSTAKAVFIELHRCYQGFVDKLYHSDFKKFFSPEYSSPLAQAKIIMNLSLYAKGDINDYTYYHKVQENWGIFKELFINTAIKEMDLSFSQQDFGSAAEFIEVLLICHEENTAIDFFKSKNDFDSEVDLPQQLFPPESSETSNEVLHLTLEKIKIFLNSKIELADTLFDDKYPIILDYLESVIANSIADYLGSQVIDDLQSPGAYSTISFMPQLFKYVNEELIDGLAESKNGGPRLKEIVREFFNLYLEPKIMNYLDTTVQEFGQKIELTLLNFQKETTLKEQEQNEQIYSDLRDKASKQQQLIDQKNNFLTSFTKIFKITNNNRTAEEERLQMAYNLNVMNNNLQNIQVLVSLDLCYKVVQDCKFCIENMRTFLIINNIADVVKSKCQEVFKTLVTTLANEHFRPGFFKAIQILEQYDPNQLKNVELEFEALGSHVEPLIKFTELVNTGDIVLQMISIFYKNELIQTNIMDRNKDFLNDVVQVKKNFETMIDDYVANGLNVGINKLMDEVLFVFSSLQLPDDYNPDPTQVAKKEIKPSKAAAKNVELLRNHCFLLTGATDKGTIDIFQQEVGERFFNEIVKNIKKNLISSDGAVFLICDLNYYYDFIANVLKQKQIVPLFAGLKTVGQLYLVSGKDSKELGKMICDLGRFQGIFSQEEIYELVQRRTDWVRVRKDVEKVMYGLGVSDCIII
- the PRP21 gene encoding Prp21p (similar to uniprot|P32524 Saccharomyces cerevisiae YJL203W PRP21 Subunit of the SF3a splicing factor complex required for spliceosome assembly), which produces MDTLKPMEMKESNKEIPAAGEAVGPGDFELKKTIEKTASFVARNGTEFEEKLDKAKFPFIDEQNAHYPYYKRFLKSFKTTEQDEISERRPINLPTPSIPYPFVFSTFDRHIPRRDLEIIKVTALFCVVNEETRYLETLKEQCSKNELLAFLDPDHALNATFTHFINQYKQVARKDFGKLVELNEDRKLAVLERSFQRAEFEEYSHKMEAEQKRSHEHFKLKFSAYDWENFELLGTIDFRNLDEENYSEPLDFDVIRQKSLQKNQGTKTFEGILALSSLPQKGTNETDNGEATVKAKKKNKMKIRAAGETRLKKNKSQTQRTESEERLIECPITHRMVPEASFDRHIQVLLSDPNYSRERQEYEAKNNITNLTLESVHQNIKRLSKAPPTQAAKKQKF